Proteins found in one bacterium genomic segment:
- a CDS encoding Stp1/IreP family PP2C-type Ser/Thr phosphatase → MSDECREITAKINTAELIEKWQERAENARDIQVITLLGAKTDLGRVRENNEDKFEFFQPDDPDVLAIKGSFYAVADGMGGHNAGQIASELALKTVIKAYYADSSPVIEESLRASLQQANALIFDAGRAIVERSGMGTTMTALVIRGEEAFIAQVGDSRLYRLRDGKIEQLTEDHSWVNEQVKRGGLSPEEAEMSPFRNVITRSLGNAPNVDVDIYTEELKVGDKFLLCSDGLSGDVKADEMADAMKKSCPSQAAQDLIELALERGGRDNTTVLILEIVEIVKGKCPPKRKGLGAIFTRG, encoded by the coding sequence ATGAGTGACGAGTGCCGTGAGATAACGGCAAAAATAAACACTGCCGAGCTTATCGAAAAGTGGCAGGAGCGCGCAGAGAATGCGCGTGATATTCAGGTCATCACTCTGCTTGGCGCAAAGACCGACCTTGGCCGGGTGCGTGAGAACAACGAAGACAAGTTCGAGTTTTTCCAACCGGACGACCCTGATGTCCTGGCGATCAAGGGATCGTTTTATGCCGTTGCGGACGGCATGGGCGGCCACAATGCTGGTCAGATTGCAAGCGAACTTGCCCTCAAAACTGTCATAAAGGCATATTATGCGGACTCTTCACCCGTAATTGAGGAGTCTCTGCGTGCATCTTTGCAGCAGGCGAATGCACTCATATTCGATGCCGGCCGCGCAATAGTCGAACGCTCGGGGATGGGCACAACCATGACTGCTCTGGTTATTCGCGGTGAAGAGGCATTTATTGCGCAGGTGGGTGACAGCCGCCTCTATAGGCTTCGCGATGGAAAAATCGAGCAGCTCACTGAGGATCATTCATGGGTCAACGAGCAGGTGAAACGCGGTGGCCTCAGCCCCGAAGAGGCCGAAATGTCGCCGTTTCGCAATGTAATCACGCGCTCGCTGGGGAACGCTCCGAATGTTGATGTCGATATCTATACTGAGGAACTCAAAGTAGGGGATAAATTCTTACTTTGTTCGGACGGTCTTTCGGGCGATGTCAAAGCCGATGAGATGGCGGATGCAATGAAAAAGAGCTGTCCGTCTCAGGCAGCCCAAGATTTGATCGAGCTTGCACTGGAGCGCGGTGGACGCGACAACACGACCGTCCTCATACTCGAAATCGTCGAAATAGTAAAGGGCAAGTGCCCGCCCAAACGCAAGGGCTTGGGCGCTATCTTTACGCGGGGTTGA
- a CDS encoding family 10 glycosylhydrolase → MLCLSANSTSADEFRGGWVTAWNKGLFTPSEADATIAAAKKAGLNTLFVQVRKVGDAYYDSSIEPRGENIAPGFDPLAYMVEKGHANGIRIHAWVNVCRVWREKTLPTDPSHIVNRHPDWLNKEYDGNMHADDGMFMDPGVPDAREYTADLIADIAKRYDLDGIHLDYIRYSGTAWGYSDIALARYKAENGTQCRPKPDDPKWLRWRMDQVTELVSVIRSRVHAVKPNLTITAATIAWGDCMPTFTDNAACKRTCQNWCNWLNGGLIDAAVPMNYRRENKADMAAQFRLWLKGFAKWGNGRPTYVGVDLHNNSTSNILRQIAAVRKAGLQGYVLFSFNDFPVRDAIVAALAKQSGVSSNEECSTSAGFFDKGIRCAEANQLGMAKVYLKKSIEMDQNNAEAHFRLGRVYLREKNYTMAKQEFDTTLTLDPSHEGAKVELESIAL, encoded by the coding sequence ATGCTCTGTCTTTCAGCCAATTCAACCAGTGCCGATGAATTTCGCGGCGGGTGGGTCACTGCCTGGAACAAGGGTCTGTTCACTCCATCCGAGGCCGATGCCACCATCGCAGCCGCCAAAAAAGCAGGGCTGAATACGCTGTTTGTCCAGGTCAGGAAGGTGGGGGATGCTTATTACGACTCTTCCATCGAGCCTCGGGGTGAGAATATAGCTCCCGGTTTCGACCCGTTGGCATATATGGTCGAAAAGGGTCATGCCAACGGCATTCGCATCCACGCATGGGTCAATGTCTGCCGCGTGTGGCGGGAAAAGACTCTTCCGACAGACCCATCGCATATCGTAAATCGCCATCCGGACTGGCTCAACAAAGAGTATGACGGCAACATGCATGCAGACGATGGGATGTTTATGGACCCGGGTGTGCCCGATGCACGCGAATACACTGCCGATCTGATAGCCGATATAGCCAAACGTTACGATTTGGATGGCATCCACCTGGATTATATCAGGTATTCGGGGACCGCATGGGGATATTCAGACATCGCTCTTGCCCGGTATAAGGCTGAGAATGGCACGCAGTGCAGACCCAAACCCGATGACCCGAAATGGCTGCGCTGGAGGATGGATCAGGTGACTGAGTTGGTGAGTGTGATCCGTTCACGTGTTCATGCCGTCAAGCCGAACCTCACAATTACCGCTGCAACCATAGCCTGGGGAGACTGCATGCCGACCTTTACGGACAATGCGGCCTGCAAGCGGACCTGTCAGAATTGGTGCAATTGGTTAAACGGCGGGCTGATAGATGCTGCCGTGCCTATGAACTATCGCAGGGAAAACAAAGCCGATATGGCCGCTCAGTTCAGGCTCTGGCTGAAGGGTTTTGCCAAATGGGGAAACGGCAGGCCGACCTATGTGGGCGTCGATTTGCACAACAACAGCACATCGAATATCCTCCGCCAGATAGCCGCGGTCAGAAAAGCCGGTCTGCAGGGCTATGTGCTGTTTTCGTTTAATGATTTTCCAGTCAGAGACGCGATAGTAGCGGCTCTGGCAAAGCAGTCGGGCGTATCATCAAATGAAGAATGCTCCACAAGTGCCGGGTTCTTCGATAAAGGTATCCGGTGCGCTGAGGCCAATCAGTTGGGCATGGCCAAGGTCTACCTCAAAAAGTCAATCGAGATGGATCAGAATAATGCAGAGGCTCACTTCCGACTCGGGCGAGTATATCTGCGCGAGAAAAACTACACTATGGCTAAACAGGAGTTTGATACCACTCTCACGCTCGACCCGTCGCACGAGGGCGCAAAAGTCGAACTCGAATCTATAGCACTTTAA
- a CDS encoding protein kinase produces the protein MSTSSTNTLGKYQIIREIARSNDIVYEALDPSINRHVALKELCIPPNVTGAQKRERIERFLREGRAAGKLAHPNIVTIYDVGKDNDRYYIAMEFLTGQTLRDMLQAGGALSISDAVNYTLQLCDALSYAHANGVVHRDIKPDNVQVLPGGHIKLTDFGIARMMGESSITQDGQVFGTPSYMSPEQVAGKKLDTRSDIFSVGVMLYEMIAGKKPFSGDSVVTITYNIVNMEAPPPPGAPPYLVGIIRKAMAKDVNARYQSIDQMADDLREQKSSGAFLPDPTSVPAWPPQQVGGVTPDPFGQPPSVPVTPYGTPVPSTSAGADPSSIPDPFAQNAPMQAQMPPSAPPAPVMSAETRNFLGVFMLVIALVGMLFFAVWAVNLAYSSYRTSMTSDTALKYLNQGDKLYKAGNQSGAVQQWMNAVRVSPDSDYAKKARERIYTVEVAVARGYYETRNISSLKDTAKTLIEASPNRPEGYFYSAAAGYFEGDMDRAKSDYAKAIQCGGNDSYAQAARTNLGTIYITEGDKFAAAGQKDQAISSYENAKKYGDSNILQAAQDRITRLQ, from the coding sequence TTGTCCACCTCATCTACAAACACTCTCGGCAAATACCAGATCATCAGGGAGATTGCGCGCTCAAACGATATCGTCTATGAGGCGCTGGACCCGTCAATAAACAGGCACGTAGCCCTGAAGGAACTCTGCATACCGCCGAATGTCACCGGCGCGCAAAAGCGTGAACGCATAGAGCGCTTCCTGCGTGAGGGCAGGGCTGCGGGTAAACTGGCACACCCGAACATCGTCACGATCTATGATGTCGGCAAGGACAACGACCGCTATTACATCGCGATGGAGTTTCTCACAGGTCAGACGCTGCGCGATATGCTTCAAGCGGGTGGGGCGCTGTCGATAAGTGATGCGGTGAACTATACTCTGCAGCTTTGCGATGCGCTTTCATATGCCCATGCAAACGGCGTGGTCCACCGGGATATCAAGCCGGACAATGTCCAGGTTCTTCCCGGCGGGCATATTAAGCTTACGGACTTCGGGATTGCACGCATGATGGGTGAGTCGTCGATCACTCAGGACGGCCAGGTCTTCGGCACACCGAGCTATATGTCGCCTGAACAGGTCGCGGGCAAGAAACTCGACACCCGCTCTGACATATTTTCGGTGGGTGTGATGCTCTATGAGATGATAGCGGGCAAGAAGCCATTTTCGGGCGACAGCGTGGTCACCATCACATATAACATAGTCAATATGGAGGCTCCGCCTCCTCCAGGTGCGCCGCCGTATCTGGTCGGGATTATCCGCAAGGCTATGGCAAAGGATGTCAATGCCCGGTATCAGAGCATAGACCAAATGGCTGACGACCTGCGTGAACAAAAATCGAGCGGAGCATTTCTGCCCGACCCGACTTCAGTGCCAGCTTGGCCTCCGCAGCAGGTTGGTGGCGTTACGCCTGACCCATTCGGCCAGCCGCCTTCTGTGCCTGTGACGCCGTATGGTACGCCCGTGCCGTCAACGAGCGCAGGCGCTGATCCATCGTCCATTCCCGATCCGTTTGCGCAGAACGCGCCCATGCAGGCACAGATGCCTCCGTCGGCTCCGCCTGCGCCTGTTATGAGCGCGGAGACACGCAATTTCCTGGGTGTGTTCATGCTTGTGATCGCGCTGGTGGGGATGCTTTTCTTTGCAGTGTGGGCGGTGAACTTGGCCTATAGCAGCTATCGCACCAGCATGACGTCGGATACGGCACTCAAATACCTCAATCAAGGCGACAAGCTCTATAAGGCCGGAAACCAAAGTGGCGCGGTCCAGCAGTGGATGAATGCAGTCCGTGTGTCGCCGGACTCCGATTATGCCAAAAAAGCGCGCGAACGCATATACACAGTTGAGGTTGCTGTTGCTCGGGGATATTATGAAACGCGCAATATCTCCTCTCTCAAAGACACTGCCAAAACGCTGATCGAGGCGAGCCCGAACCGTCCAGAAGGGTATTTTTACAGCGCTGCGGCGGGGTATTTTGAGGGCGACATGGATAGGGCGAAGTCTGACTATGCCAAGGCTATCCAATGCGGCGGCAATGATTCATATGCTCAGGCTGCCCGCACCAACCTCGGCACTATCTACATAACCGAAGGCGACAAGTTTGCTGCGGCGGGTCAGAAAGACCAGGCTATCTCGTCATATGAGAATGCCAAGAAGTATGGCGACTCGAACATATTGCAGGCGGCTCAGGACAGAATAACACGTTTGCAGTAA
- the serA gene encoding phosphoglycerate dehydrogenase: MPKVLVSDKLAKEGIDILKQVADVDVNTGLSEDELCKIIGDYDGLVIRSGTTVTAKILESAKKLKIIGRAGVGVDNVDVPVATEKGVIVVNSPGGNTIAAAELTVAMLLALSRNIPQAYSSMTQKEWNRSKYVGNEVYKKTLSILGLGKIGQEVAKRCQSFGMKVIAYDPFISAEAAESLGVELVELEDCLKRGDYISLHLPKNKDTLGMIGAKQFEMMKDGVRIVNCARGGIIDDAALADALKSGKCAGAALDVYISEPPDFANELFSLPNVVTTPHLGASTKEAQTNVAIDVAEQIVDVFQGRSARSAVNMPALSSEVLAAVAPFLPLAEKMASLAVQTIEGRPSQITIKYGGELASYEVGPITRSVLVGLLRPALGESVNSVNAPLMAKQRGLDVVESKSPEGGEYASLLTISMKTDKGIYEVGGTLFGAKDLRVVKMGDYPMDLIPEGVVLVSRHTDKPGVIGNVGTLLGNEGINIASMFVGRKKPGETAIMVLNVDSEIPAKVLEKILKIEGIETIKQVNL, from the coding sequence ATGCCTAAGGTTCTTGTCAGCGACAAGCTGGCCAAAGAAGGTATCGATATTCTAAAGCAAGTTGCCGATGTTGATGTAAACACCGGCCTGTCGGAAGACGAGCTTTGTAAAATTATAGGTGATTATGACGGCCTGGTAATCCGCAGCGGCACCACAGTCACCGCGAAAATTCTGGAGTCGGCAAAGAAACTCAAGATCATTGGCCGCGCTGGAGTTGGGGTCGATAATGTGGACGTTCCGGTCGCCACTGAAAAGGGCGTGATCGTGGTCAACAGCCCCGGAGGCAACACGATAGCTGCCGCCGAGCTTACTGTCGCCATGCTCCTTGCGCTGTCACGAAATATCCCGCAGGCATACTCTTCCATGACCCAGAAGGAGTGGAACCGCAGTAAGTATGTCGGCAATGAGGTCTACAAAAAGACACTGAGCATTCTGGGTCTGGGCAAGATAGGTCAGGAAGTGGCAAAGCGCTGCCAGTCATTTGGGATGAAAGTGATCGCGTATGATCCGTTCATCAGCGCTGAAGCAGCCGAATCTCTTGGTGTTGAACTCGTCGAACTCGAAGATTGTCTCAAGCGCGGTGATTACATCTCGCTGCACCTGCCGAAGAATAAAGACACTCTAGGTATGATTGGTGCGAAGCAATTCGAGATGATGAAAGATGGAGTGCGCATTGTCAACTGTGCTCGCGGCGGAATCATCGACGATGCTGCGCTTGCCGATGCTTTGAAGAGCGGCAAATGTGCCGGAGCCGCGCTGGACGTATATATTTCCGAGCCGCCGGACTTTGCAAACGAACTTTTCTCGCTGCCGAATGTGGTGACCACTCCGCACCTCGGCGCATCGACAAAAGAAGCACAGACGAATGTTGCCATTGATGTGGCCGAACAGATTGTGGACGTCTTCCAGGGCAGGTCGGCAAGGAGTGCAGTAAATATGCCGGCGCTTTCATCAGAGGTGCTGGCGGCAGTTGCGCCGTTCCTGCCGCTTGCGGAGAAGATGGCTTCTTTGGCGGTGCAGACGATTGAAGGTAGGCCGTCGCAGATCACGATCAAATATGGCGGTGAGCTTGCCTCATATGAAGTGGGTCCCATCACTCGAAGCGTGCTGGTCGGGCTGTTGAGACCGGCTTTGGGAGAGAGTGTCAACTCAGTCAATGCTCCTCTGATGGCGAAACAGAGAGGGCTGGACGTGGTCGAAAGCAAATCACCCGAAGGCGGGGAATATGCATCTCTGCTCACGATCAGCATGAAAACTGATAAGGGCATCTATGAAGTCGGCGGCACGCTCTTCGGGGCCAAAGACTTGCGCGTGGTGAAGATGGGCGACTATCCGATGGACCTGATCCCCGAAGGCGTTGTGCTGGTTTCAAGGCACACAGACAAGCCGGGAGTTATCGGCAACGTTGGTACTCTCCTGGGCAATGAGGGTATAAACATCGCAAGCATGTTCGTAGGGCGCAAGAAACCCGGTGAGACCGCGATAATGGTCCTGAATGTGGACTCGGAAATCCCTGCAAAGGTGTTGGAAAAAATCTTAAAAATAGAAGGAATCGAAACTATAAAGCAGGTAAATCTATAG